Within Telopea speciosissima isolate NSW1024214 ecotype Mountain lineage chromosome 8, Tspe_v1, whole genome shotgun sequence, the genomic segment TGGCATGCTTTAACCAGTCAACTTCACGTGTTTGTTTtcgttttttattattattttgttttgggcTTTTCATTATTGTAGTATTGTACTGTAAAATTATATATCAAGAAATAACACGTGTTTATGCTGGGCTGTTTTTTTATGtgtctctctcctttctttgctttgctttgttgACTAACATAAAGCAAAGTAAAATCCACtcaatcgaaaaaaaaaaaaaaaaaaccaaaaatcctcACGTGGATTTTAAGAAATACCAGTACATATTGTTAGTATAAATTCCGAATCACTCGATTAGTACTGTCTTTTATCAAAATCAGACTCATCGATCCGATTCTGCTGCCGACTGACCTATAAGTCCGATCTAATATCGAGTATTAGAACCATGATTCTTAGTGGCAAAACCCTTTTGTCAGCATGGTATTAGGTATCAACATTAGATGGGTCGTATCATTATTAACCGTGACCAATGTTAGTAGTTGACTGATACAAATCGGCTGACACAATATGgaatctattatttttttgaaaaaacgaTATCTCTATCCCATAACGGTATAATACAGTTAATATCATGGTTTTAATGCACGGTATCGGATCAGGTATCCGTAGCCTTCAAAACCGATATTTTACTCATAAATCAATCAGTATGGAACAAGTTCAAATTTACCCCTGtttttcctataaaaaaattggatttttaacTGTTTTACCCTTGATATGTATCATTTAACCGAAAAAATATCGGTGTAAGAGGCCAAtcaaccgaaatccgaatccgaatctgcatccgtgtccgtttagggacatccgtattcgtttagagatatccgggaaataatccgaatactccgattaaaatccgtccgaaaaaaaatccgaatacttaataataaaaaattaaataaataatgattttgacggtttttgaagattcaataggttctagaatatgatgaaaagagaatcatgatctaagagatatggattgagagtgaattgtatccactagggggaggaaggtccgggttacacaaggcagagatgtaaacggatggtcaaaaatccgaatccgatccgcatccgaatccgtttagaggtatccgaattcgGTCAGGGAATATCcgactccgatcacatccgatccgtatccgatccgaatcggatccgtttacatccctaaaaaAGACCAACCTGACCAAAAAATCAGCCACAGAGTTGGCAGACCTTGgaacataagaaaagaaaatcaatacCACCGCTATCAATACCGATGACGATGGGGATCCCGTGAACTTCATCGATATTTGCCGGTGAGAGTTGGAAACCATCACACCAAAAAGTAAGTTCGAAACCAAAACTTTaaacttgaaagttgaaacacgCGTGGGAGTTTTCAAAGCAGAAACCCGCCCAAAGTTTCTAAGTTGCTTAACTCTATTGGATTAAGTTCCTAATGTGGACCAACGAGTGATCgatataaaaatttaaaaaaaaaaatcaaaaaaggaaaaggaaaccaGAGAGCTTACCTTTCCTTACGCTTCTGGAGAAACCTCTGCAGAGACTTCCTTCGAAATATCGGCATGTCTGCAGGACGGACGAAACCTTTTTAGCTTGTAGGGAAAACAATCCTGAGGTTCGTAATcagaaacaataataataactcTAACCTCCTTTAAGATTATCGAGCACCTGAGCTCCTTGGCTCGAAGAAACTACGAGTTTCAGATCAGACGATTCGGTTTCCGCAAGTTTCATGATTCTCTCAGCCTAAACATAAGAAAGCAATACAAATACGCTTCTGAGTTGTGAACTTGTCATACGCTTCTCATGAGTGTTAAAGTTTTAATCGGAAAATTTTCATGTTAATTACTATTATTAATTATTGAAAggggaaacaaaataaacaaagaaataaaaaccttATCACAAGGAACATTGAATACGGAGACGGTTCCGTTATAGAAAATCGTCAATGGAGCATTTTCTTGAGAAATTTCAGAAGTAGGCCTGAGAAAAAGGTAGCAAAATCCCCCAAATTAATAAGAACAAGGCTGCGGATGGTTGCCAGAAAATGATATTTTGATGTGCTAACTTTCTCCTAAAATTAACGTACCTAAGAATCAGGTTGAGAACAGGTAAAGTCGAAACAAAACTCTGATTTCCGGTGGAAGTGGACTGCGATGGAAACAGGTGTTCCTCCCGATTTCCTTCGGCAGACGCAGTCCCTGAGTCAATTAAATTCTTGAGAAGCTGCGGGTTGATCTTCGAAATGGCGCCTTGAATACCTGTAACCAAAGAATCATGGGGCCTTGACAAATCAGAGACGCTGCGAATGCAAATACAAACAGAGAtccttagagagagagagagagagagagagagagacctcgGAAAGATCTTTGTGGCTCCATAAGCTTTTgaaatttggaggagatttctGTCTCCATTTCGTACAAATCAAGTTTCGCTGTTGCTCTCGACATCCTTGGTGTTCCAGTTAATAGAACTGGAGTTTCTCTATTGCTTTTTCTTGGTAGCGAGTCTAGCGACCAAGGAGTGAAGAAATCTCAAAGTAACTCAGAGCTTATAGCCTTAATATTATTATCTAACAAACGCCTTATGCTCTGCGTGGAGGAGAAGGTGTAGCTTATAGCTTACATGTGAGTTACTGAGACGAGGGCACACGCGAAAAAAGCAGCTTCTcatttaaaaacagaaaaaagttGAGGAAACCAAAACGTCTGTCTTGTATCGTACAAGCCTGAAACGGCACGTCTTCTACAGTTCCACGCGTTTATctcgttttctctctctttcttctttcttccattttatattcccttttttttaatactaaaaaagaaaagtattcCCTTTTTTTAAGACTAGGGAATATTCACTAAACATAACGTTTAAAAGCTCATAATCGGATCCGGATCACCCCGGTCGGTTCTAATTTTTATCCGATCCAGGATTGGCTTTGAATATGGTATATTTTAAGCATCTAGGGTTTTTCTCTATAAATTAGTCCGAGCCAGATCAAGGCCGATTTCCAATTTGAATCCgatccaatttttaaaaccctaattaacCATGACACCTTGTAGGCCTTGCGATTGGCAATGCAATTCACAATTGAAATGACACTAAGGCCATGTTTACTTGGCCTTATCTTAGTACAAATATAAGCAAGTTGATTTCCCTATGATCTcttgcaccccccccccccgccaaaaaaaagaagacattaaatccaaattatttttttttggtaagccaAATTTCATTCATTGAGACGTGAAAAACACGTGAAATCAGAGTGACAAACATCCTGAATCCACGGAGAGGAAAGCGGCCAAGATATCCTATATGTTTCGGATATGACCCTCCGTGCCAGAGTATCAGCTAGGCTGTTATAGACTCTGGGAATACATTTAAAAGTACAGGACTGAAACCCTTGGGCCATCTGAATAATATCCATCACAATTGGCTAAAGGGAGAGAGGGGCATGATGATTTGGCAAAGAAATATACGAGATAAGGTTAAGATTATCAGATTCCACTTCAACCCTCTCGAAGCCCCTGTCCTTCGCATATGATAGCCCACTCCGAATGGCTAAGCCTTCCTCAATCAGAATATCGTTGAACCTGGAGGGCTCTGAAGCCACAAAAAGGGGGTTCCCCTTATAGTCTCGAATGGCATAACCAAGGCCACCTTGAGAATGATCCGCCCGGAGACTAGCATCACAGTTGAGCTTAACACAACCTGCCTTAGGTGGTATCCAAGATGACTGCAGCTGGGGCTGTTAATGCTTGATATGTTCTGCGTTAGGAAGGCTGGAAGGCACTTTGAACTGTGAGAACTCAGATGCTGCATAAATCGCCTGCCTAATGACTTCACCTGGGCTCTTGGATTTGCCAGAGAAAATCAAATCGTTTCGAGCCAACTAGATACCCCAAAGGAGGAAGCTACAAAGTGTTTTATTGTACTCCCCATGCGGTTTAGGATGTGATGTGAAGGTCTCCCAGCTAAGTAACCACTGTTGGACAGAAGGGTTGCCATCGTTTGGGCATATATAACCGAGGGGGCTTCCAAACCAAACCGCACGCGCAAACTCACAGGTGAAGAGTATATGCTCAATTGTTTCCTCTTCCTTGTTACACCTCTGACAGAGTGGATCCACTACGGCGCGTCTTTGATGGAGATTCTTTTCAGAAGCTACACCGTTGATGCAGGAGCGCCATATGAAATTATGGATCTTGGGCAAAGTTGGGCAGTACCAGATTTTCTTCCACTGCGGAGCCATGTTATGAGTTGCGAGTGTAGATTCATCTTCTTGGTTGCAGATAAGATGGTATGCAGACCGGACACTGAATTTGCCATCTTTTGAACCTCCCCACGTCCGACCATCATCTCGAGGGAAAATTGAGAGTTGTATCTTCATAATTTCTGCTCTGTCCTCTGCGTGAAAGTATTGATTGAGGAGGTCAGATCGCCACATTCTATTCTCTTCATCGATCAATTCAGCAACCCATTGGAGACTACAATTAGGGGGCTTTGTATGCTGGAGTTTAAAGTGCACCGTGGTGGGAATCCATCTGTCCTCCCAAATCCTTATTTTATCCCCCCTTTCAACTTGCCATATCAGTCCTGCCTTGACTAGTTTGCGCCCCTCGATGATGCTGCGCCAAGCCCACGAAGGTTGGGTACCTGTGGCTGCACTCAAAAAGTCCGTTGTTGGATAATAGATGGATTTCATGAAGCCTGCCCAAAAGGATTGTGGTTCACTAAAAAGATGCCACGCTACCTTTGCTAGCATTGCACGATTGTGTATCTTTGGATCTTCGAAGCCTAACCCACTTGCCAATCTGGATTTACACAGCTTTTCCCAGGCCACCCAGTGAATTTTATTCTTATTGCCCTCCTCCCCCCAATAGAAATCTGCAATAGCAGAGCGGAGACATTGATGATGCGCATTTGGGAGTTTGAAATGGGCTGAGGCAAAGGTATTCATGGCTAGGGACTTAGCCTTAATCAGCACTTCCTTCCCTGCTAAAGATAGGAATTGGTTTTTCTAATGCTGTAAATAGTTGAGGAATTTATCATTGATGTCATAAAAAACCTGAGCCTTGGAGACTCCGAAGTCAGCAGGAAGACCAAGGTACTTCCTAGGGCCATCGTCGTATGGTATCTTGAGCACTCTTGAAAACCAAAGCCGGAATCTATTTGCTATGTTGGGGCTGAACGTGAGCGATGACTTCTTCATGTTTATGGCCTATCCCGATGCTTTACAATAGATGTCCAGGCAATCCTTAATGGCCCAAAGCTACTAAAGATTTGCTTCAGATAACAGCAGACAATCATCTGCAAACAGTAGATGAGTAATAGGAGGGCCTCTATTTTTAATCCTGATCCCACTaatattctttttgttttgagcATCTTTGAGG encodes:
- the LOC122672594 gene encoding protein TIFY 9-like; translated protein: MSRATAKLDLYEMETEISSKFQKLMEPQRSFRGIQGAISKINPQLLKNLIDSGTASAEGNREEHLFPSQSTSTGNQSFVSTLPVLNLILRPTSEISQENAPLTIFYNGTVSVFNVPCDKAERIMKLAETESSDLKLVVSSSQGAQVLDNLKGDMPIFRRKSLQRFLQKRKERLTSVSPYESVGTCGGREDKDSVRA